A genomic region of Jeotgalibacillus haloalkalitolerans contains the following coding sequences:
- the map gene encoding type I methionyl aminopeptidase produces MIVQNNEELEALKKIGAIVAEIRDEMRAATKPGVTTAELDKIGKQKFEQYGAISGPKGEYDFPGYTCISVNDEVAHGIPGDRVINEGDLVNIDVSGSLDGYFADTGISFVVGHDAELEKLCATAEQAFTLALKKAKAGSKKSQLGKTVSRVARQNGYQVITNLTGHGVGKSLHEAPDHILNYHDPWDNELLKEGTVLAFEPFISSGADFVEEQNDGWTYKTPDGSLVAQIEHTIVITKGEPIILTESKKA; encoded by the coding sequence ATGATCGTACAGAATAACGAAGAATTAGAAGCGTTGAAAAAAATCGGCGCAATCGTTGCTGAGATCCGCGATGAAATGCGTGCAGCAACAAAGCCCGGTGTGACAACTGCTGAGCTTGATAAAATAGGAAAACAGAAATTTGAACAGTATGGAGCCATTTCAGGCCCTAAAGGAGAATACGATTTTCCTGGCTACACCTGCATCAGTGTAAATGATGAAGTGGCACACGGAATCCCGGGTGACCGCGTGATCAATGAGGGAGATCTTGTAAACATTGATGTTTCAGGTTCTCTTGACGGTTATTTTGCTGATACGGGTATTTCGTTTGTGGTTGGACATGACGCAGAACTTGAAAAGTTATGTGCAACTGCAGAACAGGCTTTTACACTGGCACTGAAAAAAGCGAAAGCCGGTTCAAAAAAGAGCCAGCTTGGAAAGACAGTATCACGTGTTGCAAGACAAAACGGTTATCAGGTTATTACGAACCTGACTGGTCACGGCGTGGGAAAGTCACTGCATGAAGCACCGGACCATATTCTGAACTATCATGATCCATGGGATAATGAACTGTTAAAAGAGGGAACAGTGCTTGCATTTGAACCGTTTATTTCTTCAGGTGCAGACTTTGTTGAAGAGCAGAATGACGGCTGGACGTATAAAACGCCGGATGGCAGCCTTGTTGCACAGATTGAGCATACAATCGTGATTACAAAAGGTGAGCCGATTATTTTAACAGAATCGAAAAAGGCATAA
- the thiT gene encoding energy-coupled thiamine transporter ThiT, whose protein sequence is MERKKLLFLVEVAIFSAIGIILDQFSFSLWPQGGSISFVMVPIVLMAFRWGLKGGLLTGFLVGLLQTMFGAYIIDPVQGILDYPLAFTVIGFAGLFAGAVKRSLEEGAMKKAATYITIGVFIGALMRFVCHFLAGVIFFGSGSEGVPAWLFSLGYNGSYMGPAFILTSIVMATLLISVPRVATNRQMTSA, encoded by the coding sequence ATGGAGCGTAAAAAGTTATTATTTCTAGTGGAGGTTGCGATCTTTTCTGCAATCGGAATTATCCTTGACCAGTTTTCCTTCAGTCTCTGGCCACAGGGCGGATCAATCAGTTTTGTGATGGTCCCAATCGTACTGATGGCATTTCGCTGGGGCTTAAAAGGGGGCCTGCTGACAGGATTTCTTGTAGGTCTGCTGCAGACAATGTTCGGAGCGTATATCATTGATCCTGTTCAGGGAATTCTTGATTACCCGCTGGCATTTACGGTTATTGGATTTGCAGGTCTGTTTGCAGGAGCAGTAAAACGCTCACTTGAAGAAGGCGCTATGAAGAAAGCAGCTACGTACATTACAATCGGTGTATTTATCGGGGCATTAATGAGATTCGTGTGCCACTTCCTTGCCGGCGTTATTTTTTTCGGATCGGGAAGCGAAGGCGTACCGGCATGGCTGTTCTCACTTGGCTATAACGGCTCTTACATGGGCCCTGCATTCATCCTGACATCTATTGTCATGGCAACGCTGCTGATTTCAGTCCCAAGAGTTGCAACCAACCGTCAGATGACAAGTGCTTAA
- a CDS encoding TspO/MBR family protein, whose protein sequence is MKQFWTNFFALAAVITVNALANILPINGQTTGEISNRLNVLFTPAGYVFSIWGLIYILLGLWVLKGAFKSQRKREVYKTTSFMFLISCLLNISWILLWHYEFFPVSVAVIVGLLISIIIIYAKIKQTKHSFFDLLPFSVYMGWVSVATVANTAYTVNEAGWDGLGISSPVWTIALLCIAAALALGIRYKESDWIYPLVFIWAFIGIGVQNEGEESAVVFTAYVLSVVIFIGLFIFRKKKKSGYSSRKLSFK, encoded by the coding sequence ATGAAACAGTTTTGGACTAATTTCTTTGCGCTTGCCGCCGTGATTACCGTTAATGCACTGGCAAATATCCTTCCGATTAACGGACAGACAACAGGCGAGATTTCAAACCGGCTGAATGTCTTATTCACACCGGCAGGCTATGTGTTTTCCATATGGGGGTTGATCTACATACTGCTTGGTCTATGGGTCTTAAAAGGCGCATTCAAATCTCAGAGAAAAAGAGAAGTATATAAGACGACTTCCTTCATGTTTCTGATCAGCTGCCTTTTGAATATTTCCTGGATTCTGCTTTGGCACTATGAATTCTTCCCTGTATCTGTCGCAGTCATTGTCGGCTTATTAATCTCAATCATTATTATTTATGCAAAAATCAAGCAGACAAAGCACAGCTTTTTTGATCTTCTTCCCTTCTCTGTCTATATGGGATGGGTCAGCGTAGCGACTGTCGCAAACACCGCTTATACAGTAAATGAAGCCGGATGGGACGGGCTCGGGATTTCATCACCTGTCTGGACGATCGCACTGCTGTGCATTGCAGCTGCACTCGCACTCGGTATCCGCTATAAGGAAAGCGACTGGATTTACCCGCTCGTATTCATCTGGGCGTTTATCGGCATTGGCGTGCAGAATGAAGGTGAAGAGTCTGCAGTCGTATTTACCGCTTATGTTTTAAGTGTCGTGATCTTTATCGGACTGTTCATCTTCCGCAAAAAGAAAAAATCCGGCTACAGCAGCAGGAAACTTTCTTTCAAATGA
- the recQ gene encoding DNA helicase RecQ, with product MMNEAQQVLHTYFGYDSFRPGQDRMIESILDHKNALGIMPTGGGKSLCYQIPGLVMEGTALVISPLISLMRDQVDALNENGISATYINSTLSVAETIERLQNLREGRYKFVYAAPERFDSASFFNAISDIDLSLIAFDEAHCISQWGHDFRPSYRTIVDTIRLLPNLPVLTALTATATDKVIQDITDLLSINPDHIVNTGFARDNLSFHVVKGADKHSFLTSFLKEKQDETGIIYTATRKEADQLTGWLNQQNASAVCYHAGLSEDERNEAQRQFIYDEAKLIVATNAFGMGIDKSNVRFVIHYQLPMNMESYYQEAGRAGRDGEPADCYLLYSPQDSMLQKFLIEQSIANERKRNEEYAKLQQMINYCHSHSCLPRFILEYFEDHQMTADCGHCSSCLDSREKTDRTREVQMILSTVKRMGERFGTGMTSKVLKGSRNKKLLEGGLNQVTTYGLMSQKSEKQITELIQLLIAEGYLALEGGQYPILRLTQDAVPVLKGEQAVWLKSGFQLHQQQADYDEALFEELRKVRSMLAKEHAVPPYVIFSDATLREMAQHYPESEAEMRSIKGVGERKLQSYGTPFTEVIAAYIKQHGKNKNMVPVHDQTAAPKQPEVTADPDQPSHLFSYELYQDGKSISEIAKLRALTTQTIERHLQKAYEEGHPLDFEKWFDEETERLILSTRDEMEVPGLKPLKEALPEEVSYLQIKMTLVKNQLV from the coding sequence ATGATGAACGAGGCACAGCAAGTCCTCCATACATACTTCGGATACGACTCTTTCAGACCCGGCCAGGACCGGATGATCGAATCCATACTTGACCATAAAAACGCACTTGGCATCATGCCGACCGGCGGAGGAAAATCCCTCTGCTACCAGATACCCGGCCTTGTCATGGAAGGTACTGCACTTGTCATTTCACCGCTGATCTCACTGATGAGAGACCAGGTGGATGCATTAAATGAAAACGGCATTTCTGCCACTTATATCAACAGTACATTATCAGTTGCTGAAACGATAGAACGCCTGCAAAACCTGCGTGAAGGCCGCTATAAATTCGTCTATGCAGCACCTGAGCGTTTTGATTCCGCCTCTTTTTTTAATGCAATTTCAGATATCGACCTTTCACTGATTGCTTTTGATGAAGCGCACTGTATTTCACAGTGGGGGCATGATTTTCGTCCAAGCTACCGGACAATCGTTGATACAATCAGACTCCTGCCAAACCTGCCAGTTTTAACAGCATTGACTGCAACAGCGACAGATAAAGTAATTCAGGATATTACAGACCTGCTTTCAATTAATCCGGACCATATTGTAAATACCGGTTTTGCGCGTGATAACCTGTCCTTTCATGTTGTAAAAGGTGCTGACAAGCATTCATTTTTAACCAGCTTCTTAAAAGAAAAGCAGGATGAAACAGGTATCATCTACACAGCTACCAGAAAAGAAGCGGATCAGCTGACCGGCTGGCTGAATCAGCAGAATGCGAGTGCTGTCTGTTATCATGCAGGGCTCTCTGAGGATGAACGGAATGAAGCACAGCGTCAGTTTATCTATGATGAGGCAAAGCTGATTGTTGCAACAAACGCATTTGGCATGGGGATTGATAAAAGTAACGTGAGGTTTGTCATTCATTATCAGCTGCCGATGAATATGGAATCATATTATCAGGAAGCCGGACGTGCCGGGCGTGATGGGGAGCCTGCAGATTGCTACCTGCTTTACAGCCCGCAGGATTCCATGCTTCAGAAATTTTTAATAGAGCAATCCATTGCCAATGAACGTAAACGCAATGAGGAATACGCAAAGCTTCAGCAAATGATTAATTATTGTCATAGTCACAGCTGCCTGCCCCGCTTTATTCTTGAATATTTTGAAGACCATCAGATGACTGCTGACTGCGGTCACTGCAGCAGCTGTCTCGACAGTCGGGAAAAAACAGACCGCACCAGAGAGGTTCAGATGATTCTCTCCACAGTAAAAAGAATGGGAGAGCGCTTTGGTACAGGGATGACTTCAAAAGTGTTAAAGGGCTCACGCAATAAAAAGCTGTTAGAAGGTGGCCTCAATCAGGTTACCACTTATGGACTGATGAGCCAGAAATCAGAGAAGCAGATCACTGAACTGATTCAGCTATTAATTGCTGAAGGCTATCTCGCGTTAGAAGGCGGACAATATCCGATACTCAGACTGACACAGGATGCTGTTCCTGTATTGAAAGGGGAGCAGGCCGTCTGGCTGAAATCCGGATTCCAGCTTCACCAGCAGCAGGCTGACTATGATGAGGCATTATTCGAAGAGCTCAGAAAAGTGCGCTCCATGCTTGCCAAAGAGCATGCCGTTCCGCCGTATGTTATTTTTTCAGATGCAACGCTGCGTGAAATGGCTCAGCACTACCCTGAATCGGAGGCTGAGATGCGCAGCATTAAAGGTGTCGGTGAAAGAAAGCTTCAGTCGTACGGGACACCATTCACAGAAGTCATTGCTGCCTATATTAAGCAGCATGGAAAAAATAAAAATATGGTGCCGGTCCATGATCAGACAGCTGCACCCAAACAGCCGGAAGTAACTGCAGACCCGGATCAGCCAAGTCACCTCTTCAGTTATGAGCTATATCAGGATGGAAAGTCTATCTCCGAGATTGCCAAACTCAGAGCGCTCACAACACAAACAATTGAGCGTCATCTGCAAAAAGCATATGAAGAAGGTCATCCGCTTGATTTTGAAAAGTGGTTTGATGAAGAAACGGAGCGACTGATTCTTTCAACCAGAGACGAGATGGAGGTTCCGGGACTAAAACCTCTAAAAGAAGCATTACCTGAAGAAGTAAGCTATCTCCAGATAAAAATGACACTTGTAAAAAACCAGCTGGTGTGA